In Equus asinus isolate D_3611 breed Donkey chromosome 13, EquAss-T2T_v2, whole genome shotgun sequence, one DNA window encodes the following:
- the ZFP3 gene encoding zinc finger protein 3 homolog, with protein MPVASETRTTAAGSAPAAERRREPERSGRGAAAACDCEMGTENKEVIPKEEISEESEPHGAILEKLPKVVCQGHEFGAACEEDMLGEHLRESTENIMEQMSPQERDFASGLIIFKKSPSSEKDQENNESERVCRPSPNLIAHHRGPAAEAVSTFAASGQNFIENLEPNKTQRSAVGEKPHTCKECGKAFNQNSHLIQHMRVHSGEKPFECKECGKTFGTNSSLRRHLRIHAGEKPFACNECGKAFIQSSHLIHHHRIHTGERPYKCEECGKAFSQNSALILHQRIHTGEKPYECNECGKTFRVSSQLIQHQRIHTEERYHECNECGKAFKHSSGLIRHQKIHTGEKPYLCNECGKGFGQSSELIRHQRIHTGDKPYECNECGKTFGQNSEIIRHIRIHTGEKPYVCKECGKAFRGNSELLRHERIHTGEKPYECFECGKAFRRTSHLIVHQRIHTGEKPHQCNECARTFWDNSELLLHQKIHIGEKPYECNECEKTFSQHSQLIIHQRIHTGEKPYECQECQKTFSRSSHLLRHQSIHCME; from the exons ATGCCTGTCGCCAGTGAAACCAGGACAACAGCTGCGGGTTCTGCGCCAGCGGCGGAGCGGCGCCGGGAGCCCGAGCGGAGCGGgcgaggggcggcggcggcctgCG ACTGTGAGATGGGGACTGAGAACAAGGAGGTGATTCCCAAGGAAGAAATTTCTGAAGAATCTGAGCCACATGGGGCAATATTAGAAAAACTTCCAAAGGTGGTTTGCCAGGGTCATGAGTTTGGAGCAGCATGTGAAGAAGACATGTTGGGGGAGCATTTGAGAGAGTCCACAGAGAACATTATGGAGCAGATGTCTCCTCAGGAGAGAGACTTTGCATCAGGGTTGATTATCTTTAAGAAGTCACCCTCAAGTGAGAAAGACCAGGAGAATAATGAGAGTGAGAGAGTCTGTAGACCCAGCCCAAACCTGATTGCACATCATCGAGGTCCTGCAGCCGAGGCAGTGAGCACATTTGCTGCCTCTGGCCAAAACTTCATAGAGAACTTGGAACCTAACAAAACACAGAGAAGTGCTGTGGGAGAAAAGCCTCATActtgtaaagaatgtgggaaagccttcaatCAGAACTCACATCTTATCCAGCATATGAGAGTTCATAGtggagagaaaccctttgaatgcaaagaatgtggaaaaacaTTTGGAACTAACTCAAGCCTTCGAAGGCATCTGAGAATTCATgctggagagaaaccctttgcTTGTAATGAATGTGGAAAGGCCTTCATTCAGAGTTCACATCTTATCCACCATCatagaattcatactggagagagacCTTATAAATGTGAAGAATGTGGTAAAGCCTTCAGTCAGAATTCAGCCCTCATTCTACATCAGAgaatccacactggagagaaaccatatgaatgtaatgaatgtgggaagacCTTTAGGGTTAGCTCACAGCTGATTcagcatcagagaattcatactgaaGAAAGATATCATGAATGCAATGAGTGTGGCAAGGCCTTCAAGCATAGCTCAGGCCTTATTAGACACCAGaaaattcatactggagaaaaaccttACCTGTGTAACGAATGTGGGAAAGGCTTTGGTCAGAGTTCTGAGCTTATTCGGcatcaaagaattcatacagGGGACAAACCGTATgagtgtaatgaatgtgggaaaacttTTGGCCAGAACTCAGAGATTATTAGACATATTagaattcatactggtgagaagCCCTATgtatgtaaggaatgtgggaaggccttcagggGGAACTCAGAACTTCTTAGACAcgagagaattcacactggagagaaaccctatgaatgctTTGAGTGTGGAAAGGCTTTTAGGCGGACCTCTCACCTTATTGTCcaccagagaattcatactggagagaaacctcaTCAGTGTAATGAATGTGCAAGAACCTTTTGGGATaattctgagctgcttctccaCCAGAAAATTCATattggagagaaaccttatgaatgcaATGAGTGTGAGAAAACATTCAGCCAGCATTCCCAACTTATcatacatcagagaattcacactggagagaagccttaCGAGTGCCAAGAATGTCAGAAGACCTTTAGTCGGAGCTCTCACCTCCTCCGACATCAGAGCATTCACTGTATGGAATGA